The Arcobacter sp. F155 genome includes a region encoding these proteins:
- a CDS encoding co-chaperone YbbN: MGRNIKEYSKNKQENVTIYKVNVGKEMNIAKHFDLLGVPALAYLKDGKLLILEYGIKSVEQLKAYEKEYFSK, translated from the coding sequence CTGGGTCGGAACATAAAAGAGTATAGTAAAAACAAGCAAGAAAATGTAACTATCTATAAAGTAAATGTAGGAAAAGAGATGAATATAGCAAAACACTTTGATTTACTCGGAGTTCCTGCTCTTGCATACTTAAAAGATGGCAAACTTTTAATTCTTGAATACGGAATTAAAAGTGTCGAACAACTTAAAGCATACGAAAAAGAGTATTTCAGTAAGTAG
- a CDS encoding tetratricopeptide repeat protein codes for MINELKRLIEEKKVIPFVGAGISKNIKYKDGLNAFFDWKELLIKLSEKIEKEKQKSAIKLFLEDEHCDYLEIADMIEKRMSKNDFNKALKKVLDIDYNTIDETTYDLPKAIWNLNTNLIITTNYDKVLHKACEDENLSHWDIQSKYEQANLGRDGVNKSTVWHLHGFEDNPDDIILTSKSYNDFYTENPNESKHKSALEALRTTINTKSLLFIGFSLDDDFFVKQLNRTVEIFGGNSHEHYILLKKGSRPSNLNENIKVIEYENHGQPLIDKINSLKTQIDIDISSENKNSFNALTSLPAENKDYFIGRQEELEEIKQRLSSDSLTYIVNGIGGVGKSEISSRYFHENKHNYKNVAFIEVSDTSSIEELFKTKLKEKLSLEDEDDFDTIIQRLQSLPQKNLLFLDNLEKREDFDKIKPLNTNFDLLITTRITDIDVKNQLNLDTLNPKDAKDLFLSIYNKDENISDILEYLDNHPLFINLTASSLKREYIDLEELRESITNQTVSKIDSKDNKTFEEHLQNTFNKHFVSVEKDELKYLLQLLAFFPSLEIAYEVLEKCLGIEKLKVKLQKLVENGWLNKKDNTYKLHQIIKTFILDNYKLEYDDVSFVIKNIGEYINPDDSTLIANKLGAYIPIIESFLSLYSHIKNEITCALYDSLTNIYYSQGLYDNAFFYQEKVYEIRKSIYPEKSEFIAKSEILLSIIYHAKGKLDKALEFQNKALLLSEEILGNKHPLVATGYNNISLIYQAKGELDRALEFQNKALLLREEILGEKHPDVATSYNNMSTIYQDKGELDRALEFQNKALLLREEILGEKHPDVSTSYNNMSTIYQDKGEVDKALEFQNKALLLREDILGYKHPDVANSYNNISTIYQDKGDFDKALEFQSKALLLREDILGYKHPDVANSYNNISIVYQDKRDLDKALEYQNKALLLREEIFGDKHPDVAISYNNISFIYKESKECKKVKENIEKAIAIWSLNYFNKKELFVAKDLLKEVTNHIKKENKLKYNKKGRYCKDS; via the coding sequence ATGATAAATGAACTAAAAAGGCTTATTGAAGAAAAAAAAGTTATTCCTTTTGTTGGTGCAGGTATTTCTAAAAATATAAAATATAAAGATGGCTTAAATGCTTTTTTTGACTGGAAAGAGTTACTTATTAAACTTAGTGAAAAAATAGAAAAAGAAAAGCAAAAAAGTGCGATAAAACTTTTTTTAGAAGATGAACACTGTGATTATTTAGAAATTGCTGATATGATTGAAAAAAGAATGTCAAAAAATGATTTCAATAAAGCATTAAAAAAAGTTTTAGATATAGATTACAATACTATTGATGAAACTACATATGATTTACCAAAAGCTATATGGAACCTTAATACAAACCTTATTATTACAACAAACTATGATAAGGTTTTGCATAAAGCATGTGAAGATGAAAACTTATCTCATTGGGATATTCAGTCAAAATATGAGCAAGCTAACTTAGGAAGAGATGGGGTTAATAAGTCTACAGTATGGCACTTACATGGATTTGAAGATAACCCAGATGATATAATACTTACTTCAAAATCTTATAATGATTTTTATACAGAAAATCCAAATGAGAGTAAACATAAATCTGCTTTAGAAGCTTTAAGAACTACAATTAATACTAAATCACTTTTGTTTATAGGTTTTAGTTTAGATGATGATTTTTTTGTAAAACAGTTAAACAGAACTGTTGAAATATTTGGTGGAAATTCACATGAACACTATATTCTTTTGAAAAAAGGTTCAAGACCAAGTAATCTGAATGAAAATATAAAAGTAATAGAGTATGAAAATCATGGTCAACCTTTAATAGATAAAATAAACTCTCTTAAAACTCAAATAGATATAGATATTTCTTCTGAAAATAAAAACAGTTTTAATGCACTAACTTCTCTACCTGCTGAAAATAAAGATTATTTTATAGGAAGGCAAGAAGAACTTGAAGAGATAAAACAAAGGTTAAGTTCTGATAGTCTAACTTATATAGTGAATGGAATAGGAGGAGTAGGTAAAAGTGAAATTTCTTCAAGATATTTTCATGAAAATAAACACAATTATAAAAATGTAGCTTTTATAGAGGTAAGCGATACTTCATCAATAGAAGAGTTATTTAAAACAAAACTGAAAGAAAAATTGTCTTTAGAAGATGAAGATGATTTTGATACTATTATTCAAAGACTTCAAAGTCTACCTCAAAAAAATCTATTGTTTCTTGATAACCTAGAAAAAAGAGAAGATTTTGATAAAATAAAGCCATTAAATACAAATTTTGATTTATTGATAACTACAAGAATTACAGATATAGATGTAAAAAACCAATTAAATTTAGATACCTTAAATCCCAAAGATGCAAAAGATTTATTTTTAAGTATTTATAATAAAGATGAAAATATTTCAGATATCTTAGAGTACTTAGATAATCATCCTTTATTTATAAACTTAACAGCAAGTTCACTAAAAAGAGAATACATTGATTTAGAAGAGTTAAGAGAAAGTATAACAAATCAAACTGTCTCAAAAATTGACTCAAAGGATAATAAAACTTTTGAAGAACATTTACAAAATACATTCAATAAACACTTCGTATCTGTAGAGAAGGATGAATTAAAATATCTATTACAGCTCTTAGCCTTTTTTCCATCTCTTGAAATAGCGTATGAAGTATTAGAAAAATGTTTAGGTATAGAAAAGTTAAAAGTAAAACTTCAAAAGCTAGTAGAAAATGGTTGGTTAAATAAAAAAGACAATACTTATAAGCTTCATCAGATTATTAAAACTTTTATTTTAGATAACTATAAATTAGAATATGATGATGTTTCATTTGTAATAAAAAATATTGGTGAGTATATAAATCCAGATGATAGTACACTTATTGCTAATAAACTAGGTGCTTATATTCCAATAATAGAATCTTTTTTATCTTTATATTCTCATATAAAAAATGAAATAACTTGTGCTTTATATGACTCTCTAACTAATATTTATTATTCCCAAGGTTTATATGATAATGCATTTTTTTACCAAGAAAAAGTGTATGAAATAAGAAAAAGTATTTATCCTGAAAAGTCAGAGTTTATTGCTAAAAGTGAAATTTTGTTATCTATTATTTATCACGCTAAAGGAAAATTAGATAAGGCTTTAGAATTTCAAAATAAAGCATTGCTATTAAGTGAAGAGATATTAGGAAACAAACATCCACTTGTAGCAACTGGTTATAATAATATATCCTTAATATATCAAGCTAAAGGAGAGTTAGATAGAGCTTTAGAATTTCAAAATAAAGCATTGCTATTACGAGAAGAGATATTAGGCGAGAAACATCCAGATGTAGCAACTAGTTATAACAATATGTCTACTATTTATCAAGACAAAGGAGAGTTAGATAGAGCTTTAGAGTTTCAAAATAAAGCATTGCTATTGCGAGAAGAGATATTAGGCGAGAAACATCCAGATGTATCGACTAGTTATAACAATATGTCTACTATTTATCAAGATAAAGGAGAAGTAGATAAGGCTCTAGAGTTTCAAAATAAAGCATTATTATTAAGAGAAGATATATTAGGATATAAACATCCAGATGTAGCAAATAGTTATAATAATATATCTACTATTTATCAAGATAAAGGAGATTTCGATAAGGCTTTAGAATTTCAAAGTAAAGCATTGTTATTAAGAGAAGATATATTAGGATATAAACATCCAGATGTAGCTAATAGTTATAATAATATATCTATTGTTTATCAAGATAAAAGAGATTTAGATAAGGCCTTAGAGTATCAAAATAAAGCATTATTATTAAGAGAAGAGATATTCGGGGATAAGCATCCAGATGTAGCAATTAGTTATAACAATATATCTTTTATCTATAAAGAATCGAAAGAATGTAAAAAGGTAAAGGAAAATATTGAAAAAGCAATAGCTATTTGGAGTTTAAATTATTTTAATAAAAAAGAATTGTTCGTAGCTAAAGACCTTTTAAAAGAGGTTACTAATCATATAAAGAAAGAAAATAAGTTAAAATATAATAAAAAAGGCAGATACTGTAAGGATTCATAG
- a CDS encoding efflux RND transporter periplasmic adaptor subunit yields MIKKLLSITIFSASLFAMGGPSLVETSKVVKSEVNPLQEFVGTIKFDKKSVLAAQNSGVVKAINFEIGDKVKKNKTLVQIDADILNAQIQSAKATATSTKRDYERYTKLLENKSISQKEFDDIKVKYIAAKSTLQELQIQAVKKRIKAPYNAVVVERHVDLGEWVNAGSPAVTVVDTSKVEITFNIPLSVINGLKKNDIYDVTVANNSFKAKLIAAIPAGDKLTRTFPVKFKADIKDGFVFDGQEAKVSLSKNGKTEALVVPRDAVIKRFGQNVVFTITDKMTAQMMPVQIIGYLGDKIAISAQGLSEGMDVVSKGNERVFPNSPVKVLNK; encoded by the coding sequence ATGATAAAAAAATTGTTAAGTATAACTATTTTTTCTGCTTCACTTTTTGCAATGGGAGGTCCTTCATTAGTAGAGACTTCAAAGGTTGTAAAATCAGAGGTTAACCCGTTACAAGAGTTTGTTGGAACAATTAAGTTTGATAAAAAATCAGTATTAGCAGCACAAAATTCTGGTGTTGTAAAAGCAATTAATTTTGAAATTGGAGATAAAGTTAAGAAAAACAAAACTTTAGTTCAAATTGATGCTGATATTTTAAATGCACAAATTCAATCAGCAAAAGCAACTGCAACAAGTACTAAAAGAGATTATGAAAGATATACAAAACTACTTGAAAATAAATCTATTTCTCAAAAAGAGTTTGATGATATTAAAGTAAAGTATATTGCAGCAAAAAGTACTTTACAAGAGTTACAAATACAAGCAGTTAAGAAAAGAATCAAAGCTCCTTATAATGCTGTAGTTGTAGAAAGACATGTTGATTTAGGTGAGTGGGTAAATGCTGGAAGTCCTGCTGTAACAGTTGTGGATACTTCAAAAGTAGAGATTACTTTTAATATTCCTTTATCAGTTATAAATGGATTAAAGAAAAATGATATTTATGATGTAACAGTTGCAAATAATAGTTTCAAAGCAAAATTAATAGCAGCAATTCCAGCTGGAGATAAACTAACAAGAACTTTCCCTGTTAAATTTAAGGCTGATATTAAAGATGGTTTTGTTTTTGATGGACAAGAAGCAAAAGTAAGCCTTTCAAAAAATGGAAAAACAGAAGCTTTAGTTGTACCAAGAGATGCAGTTATTAAAAGATTTGGACAGAATGTTGTATTTACAATTACGGATAAGATGACTGCTCAAATGATGCCTGTACAAATTATAGGATATCTTGGAGATAAAATAGCAATTTCAGCACAAGGCTTAAGTGAAGGTATGGATGTAGTTAGCAAAGGAAATGAAAGAGTATTCCCTAACTCACCAGTAAAAGTATTAAATAAATAA
- a CDS encoding YdiU family protein — MKLDELKVECDYFDFDEKFYQKVEPQALYDAHLISYSKQACDLISLDYSECETQEFVDFVNGKKTLKGSTTYSQAYSGHQFGYYVPQLGDGRAINFGSVNGWHLQTKGAGLTRYSRQGDGRAVLRSSIREYIMSEAMHALGIPTTRALAIIGSNHPVHRSYEEEETAAIVLRMSPSWIRIGTFEYFAKQKDTKHLKQLLDYVIDNSYSHLKNLDYSYERFYFELVDKTSKLMSQWMAYGFMHGVMNTDNMSVSGLTIDYGPYAFMDNFEMMCICNHTDVEGRYSYNNQPHIAKWNLEVLAYALKDVCDVNKLIEYLQTFMSANQKHYLELMNKRLGLDDNLSGDSNLNLVVSLLEALEVSKCDYNCFFWELTNINSLEDFSNVLDIVPIRQPLEEWFEMYKDTCKKQNQDFESMKKLMKKTNPKYVIKNYMLQESIEKAKEGDFSLVNDLLKIAQSPFDEHKEFERYSKPTPQEHANLQLSCSS; from the coding sequence ATGAAACTAGATGAGCTAAAAGTAGAGTGTGATTATTTTGATTTTGATGAAAAGTTTTACCAAAAGGTTGAACCACAAGCACTTTATGATGCTCATCTAATTAGTTATTCTAAACAAGCATGTGATTTAATATCTCTAGATTACAGTGAGTGTGAAACACAAGAGTTTGTTGACTTTGTAAATGGAAAGAAAACTTTAAAAGGCTCAACTACTTATTCACAAGCTTATTCTGGACATCAGTTTGGATATTATGTTCCTCAATTAGGTGATGGAAGAGCTATAAATTTTGGAAGTGTAAATGGTTGGCATTTACAAACAAAAGGAGCAGGGCTTACAAGATATTCAAGACAAGGTGATGGAAGGGCTGTTCTACGTTCTAGTATTAGAGAATATATTATGAGTGAAGCTATGCATGCTTTAGGAATACCTACAACAAGAGCACTAGCAATTATTGGTTCAAATCATCCTGTTCATAGATCTTATGAGGAAGAAGAAACAGCAGCAATAGTTTTAAGAATGTCTCCTTCTTGGATAAGAATAGGAACATTTGAGTATTTTGCAAAACAAAAAGATACGAAACATTTAAAACAGTTACTTGATTATGTAATTGACAATAGTTATTCTCATCTAAAAAACTTAGACTATAGTTATGAGAGGTTTTATTTTGAGCTTGTAGATAAGACTTCAAAATTAATGTCTCAGTGGATGGCATATGGATTTATGCATGGAGTGATGAATACAGACAATATGTCAGTATCAGGACTTACAATTGATTATGGTCCATATGCTTTTATGGATAATTTTGAGATGATGTGTATTTGTAATCATACGGATGTAGAAGGAAGATACTCTTATAATAATCAGCCACATATCGCAAAATGGAATTTAGAAGTTTTAGCTTATGCTTTAAAAGATGTTTGCGACGTAAATAAACTAATAGAGTATTTACAAACTTTTATGTCAGCAAATCAAAAACACTACTTAGAGCTTATGAATAAAAGATTAGGTTTAGATGATAACCTAAGTGGTGATTCAAATTTAAATTTAGTAGTTTCATTATTAGAAGCTTTAGAAGTATCAAAGTGTGATTATAACTGCTTCTTCTGGGAACTTACAAATATAAATTCACTTGAAGACTTTTCAAATGTTTTAGATATAGTTCCTATTAGACAACCTTTAGAAGAGTGGTTTGAAATGTATAAAGATACTTGTAAAAAACAAAATCAAGACTTTGAGTCTATGAAAAAATTAATGAAAAAAACAAATCCTAAATATGTAATCAAAAACTATATGCTTCAAGAGTCTATTGAAAAAGCAAAAGAGGGTGATTTTTCTTTAGTAAATGATTTATTAAAAATTGCCCAAAGCCCATTTGATGAGCATAAAGAGTTTGAAAGATACTCAAAACCAACTCCTCAAGAACACGCAAACCTACAGCTTTCTTGTTCTTCATAA
- a CDS encoding TetR/AcrR family transcriptional regulator — protein MSPRKINKEEKRREIALSCSDLIHEVGMKKLTVAEVARTAGIGKGTIYEYFENKDDIIFEIINMHIEQHHQEFTKEVAKLNTIEEKFELFFDFVLNDTEENMKHFNGYKEFLSIVLAEENLPMKEFNCEKNEYFGGELIKILEESINNGEIKKEALNLSDGILTYHKGLALRKMSQANFDVRADYERFIGTILQLIEIKK, from the coding sequence TTGAGTCCTAGAAAAATAAATAAAGAAGAAAAAAGAAGAGAAATTGCACTTTCTTGCTCTGATTTAATCCATGAAGTAGGCATGAAAAAACTTACTGTAGCTGAGGTTGCAAGAACTGCAGGTATTGGTAAGGGAACTATTTATGAATATTTTGAAAACAAAGATGACATTATTTTTGAAATTATAAACATGCATATTGAACAGCATCATCAAGAGTTTACTAAAGAAGTTGCAAAGTTAAATACTATTGAAGAGAAATTTGAACTTTTTTTTGATTTTGTATTAAATGATACAGAAGAGAATATGAAACATTTCAATGGCTATAAAGAGTTTTTATCAATTGTTTTAGCAGAAGAGAACTTACCAATGAAAGAGTTTAATTGTGAGAAAAATGAATATTTTGGTGGAGAGCTTATTAAAATTTTAGAAGAGTCTATAAATAATGGTGAGATAAAAAAAGAAGCTCTTAATTTATCAGATGGAATTTTAACTTACCACAAAGGACTTGCACTAAGAAAAATGAGTCAAGCTAATTTTGATGTTAGAGCAGATTATGAAAGGTTTATTGGAACAATATTACAGTTAATTGAGATTAAAAAATGA
- a CDS encoding DUF2798 domain-containing protein, whose amino-acid sequence MSLFMSFIMSMVITFINLGFIDGFILKWMEAFVKAFVCAFPIVFFVAPMVQKITNKLIKEEK is encoded by the coding sequence ATGTCTTTGTTTATGAGTTTTATTATGAGTATGGTGATCACATTCATTAATCTAGGATTTATTGATGGATTTATATTAAAGTGGATGGAAGCATTTGTAAAAGCGTTTGTATGTGCTTTCCCAATCGTATTTTTTGTAGCACCTATGGTACAAAAGATTACAAACAAGTTAATTAAAGAGGAAAAATAA